One Nocardia iowensis DNA window includes the following coding sequences:
- a CDS encoding cytochrome P450 — translation MSIDAYRAAPVFELRSGPTWTSPWEMYAALREQDPVHHVVPPARPGNDYWVLTRHEDVYAAARDTETYSSRDGLTVEYGELAQIGLTDNPPLVMQDPPEHTDFRKLVARGFTPRQVTEVEPVVRRFVRERLDRIAAAGGGDIVEQVFKPLPSMVVAYYLGVPDEDRDRFDGWTEAVVAGSTDRARTQAMPASMAMMGYFAELIKRRRTDPGEDTVSLLVRAGLAADDADVRGLVQILAYTWTMVAGGNDTTTGLLGGAVQLLQQHPDQRAALVADKDRIRTAVEEFARLTAPVQCLARTATRAVELGGTTIPAGRKVLLVFGSANRDERAFGADAAELDIDRNPQRILTFGHGPHHCLGAAAARMQARVALEELLDRFPNYVVDIDAVEYAPGPYVRRPTTVPFRCAA, via the coding sequence ATGTCGATCGATGCGTATCGCGCCGCTCCCGTGTTCGAGCTCCGCTCCGGCCCGACCTGGACATCGCCGTGGGAGATGTATGCCGCTCTGCGCGAACAAGATCCGGTGCACCACGTGGTGCCGCCGGCTCGGCCTGGCAACGACTACTGGGTATTGACCAGGCACGAGGATGTGTATGCGGCGGCCCGCGACACCGAAACCTATTCCTCCCGCGACGGGTTGACCGTCGAGTACGGCGAGCTGGCCCAGATCGGGCTCACCGACAATCCGCCGCTGGTGATGCAGGATCCGCCGGAGCACACCGACTTTCGCAAGCTCGTCGCCCGCGGGTTCACGCCACGCCAGGTCACCGAGGTGGAGCCGGTGGTGCGCCGATTCGTCCGCGAACGGCTGGACCGGATCGCCGCGGCGGGTGGCGGGGACATTGTCGAGCAGGTGTTCAAACCGCTGCCGAGCATGGTGGTCGCCTACTACCTCGGGGTGCCCGACGAGGACCGGGATCGGTTCGACGGCTGGACCGAGGCGGTGGTCGCGGGCAGCACCGACCGCGCCCGAACCCAAGCCATGCCCGCCTCGATGGCGATGATGGGCTACTTCGCCGAACTCATCAAGCGGCGTAGGACCGACCCGGGGGAGGACACCGTGTCGCTGCTCGTCCGGGCGGGCCTGGCGGCGGACGACGCGGATGTGCGTGGCCTGGTACAGATTCTGGCCTACACCTGGACGATGGTCGCCGGTGGCAACGACACCACCACGGGTCTGCTCGGCGGTGCCGTGCAACTGCTGCAACAACATCCGGACCAACGAGCGGCACTTGTCGCCGACAAGGACCGAATCCGCACGGCCGTAGAGGAATTCGCCAGGCTGACTGCGCCGGTGCAGTGTCTCGCGCGCACGGCGACGCGCGCCGTCGAGTTGGGCGGCACAACGATTCCGGCGGGGCGCAAGGTGTTGCTGGTGTTCGGATCCGCCAATCGTGACGAACGCGCCTTCGGCGCCGACGCGGCAGAACTCGATATCGATCGGAACCCGCAGCGCATCCTCACCTTCGGACACGGCCCGCATCACTGCCTCGGCGCCGCCGCGGCCAGGATGCAGGCCAGGGTCGCGCTGGAGGAACTGCTCGACCGATTCCCGAACTACGTGGTGGACATCGACGCGGTCGAATACGCACCGGGGCCCTATGTTCGGCGGCCAACTACCGTTCCGTTCCGGTGTGCCGCGTGA
- a CDS encoding TetR/AcrR family transcriptional regulator, producing the protein MTGDWLADGRAELASERILDAVRALFIDKGVSGVGMAEVAEAAGCSRATLYRYFDNRQALYVAFAGREARKVVERVWRDGAVGAATEPGEQLLDGLTALLAEVRKTPYLAVWFAPDNAGIVAQLSNSSEVVDALATNFVSGFRPDLATRAAQRLGQWFVRVMVSLLTLPGADEAEERAMLRNFALPFLLDQRITIE; encoded by the coding sequence GTGACCGGCGACTGGCTGGCCGACGGCCGCGCCGAACTGGCGAGCGAGCGCATCCTGGACGCGGTCCGCGCGCTGTTCATCGACAAGGGTGTGAGCGGGGTCGGCATGGCCGAAGTCGCCGAAGCCGCGGGCTGTTCCAGGGCGACGCTGTACCGCTACTTCGACAATCGCCAGGCCCTGTATGTCGCGTTCGCCGGGCGCGAGGCGCGCAAGGTGGTCGAACGAGTGTGGCGGGACGGGGCGGTCGGCGCGGCCACCGAACCGGGCGAGCAACTGCTGGACGGACTCACCGCCTTGCTCGCGGAGGTGCGTAAGACTCCGTACCTGGCTGTGTGGTTCGCCCCGGACAACGCGGGAATCGTTGCACAACTATCGAATTCGTCAGAGGTGGTCGATGCGCTCGCGACGAACTTCGTCAGCGGTTTCCGCCCCGACCTGGCCACCCGCGCGGCGCAACGGCTGGGGCAGTGGTTCGTGCGGGTGATGGTGTCTTTGCTGACTTTGCCCGGCGCGGACGAGGCGGAAGAGCGGGCGATGCTCCGGAATTTCGCGCTTCCGTTTCTCCTCGATCAACGGATCACGATCGAGTGA
- a CDS encoding FAD-dependent monooxygenase, which yields MSTNHSAAQPSVLIAGGGIGGNAVALQLLRAGIRTTVVERAAAPRPGGQAVDLRGPSREVAERMGLMPGIRKYQLDERGMKFVDAEGRDIVRMPTEMFEGKGAVAEIELSRGDLNQVLLDALAEAGGVDYRYGEWISEIQQDETGVDVTFAGGSTQRFDLVIGADGLHSGTRHMVFGPEEQFSTYLGGYMSFFTLPSPDGVEDNWLAMHSLVGATSIGLRPDADPATSKALIIMRSAADPALRREISAQQDMIRRRLAGGGWESAAIVAAMPGATDFYFDELARIDMPNWSKRRVVLLGDAAYCGSPLTGQGTAMALIGAYVLAGEIAAHASDPEPALARYEEVLRPFIAKAQSLPPGGLRAMTPKSRFGIRAGQTVSKLMASKAMKPLMMKMLSKTESYELPDYAVQTVSQ from the coding sequence ATGAGCACCAACCATTCCGCCGCCCAGCCGAGCGTCCTGATCGCCGGCGGCGGCATCGGCGGCAATGCGGTTGCGCTGCAACTACTTCGGGCAGGTATCCGGACCACCGTGGTGGAGCGCGCCGCGGCACCGCGGCCGGGCGGGCAGGCGGTCGATCTGCGTGGCCCGAGCCGCGAAGTGGCGGAGCGGATGGGCCTGATGCCCGGCATCCGGAAGTATCAACTCGACGAGCGCGGCATGAAATTCGTCGACGCCGAGGGCCGGGACATTGTGCGCATGCCCACCGAAATGTTCGAGGGCAAGGGTGCCGTCGCCGAAATCGAGCTCAGCCGCGGCGACCTCAACCAGGTGCTGCTCGACGCATTGGCCGAGGCGGGCGGGGTGGACTACCGCTACGGCGAGTGGATCAGCGAGATCCAGCAGGACGAGACGGGCGTGGACGTCACCTTCGCCGGTGGCTCGACGCAGCGTTTCGACCTTGTGATCGGCGCGGACGGCCTGCATTCGGGGACCCGCCACATGGTGTTCGGCCCGGAGGAGCAGTTCTCGACGTACCTCGGCGGCTACATGTCCTTCTTCACCCTGCCATCGCCGGACGGCGTGGAGGACAACTGGCTCGCGATGCACTCACTGGTCGGCGCGACCAGCATCGGACTGCGTCCCGATGCCGACCCGGCGACATCGAAGGCCTTGATCATCATGCGCTCCGCCGCCGATCCGGCACTGCGTCGCGAGATCTCCGCCCAGCAGGACATGATCCGGCGGCGGCTGGCCGGGGGCGGCTGGGAATCGGCCGCGATCGTCGCGGCCATGCCCGGGGCAACCGACTTCTACTTCGACGAACTGGCCAGGATCGACATGCCGAACTGGTCGAAGAGGCGCGTAGTGCTGCTCGGCGACGCGGCGTACTGCGGCTCACCGCTCACCGGCCAGGGCACCGCGATGGCGCTGATCGGCGCGTATGTGCTCGCCGGTGAAATCGCAGCGCACGCAAGTGATCCCGAGCCCGCACTGGCGCGCTACGAAGAAGTGCTCCGCCCGTTCATCGCCAAGGCGCAGAGCCTTCCGCCCGGCGGGCTGAGGGCCATGACGCCCAAGTCCCGCTTCGGTATTCGCGCCGGCCAGACCGTCAGCAAGCTGATGGCATCGAAGGCGATGAAGCCGCTGATGATGAAGATGCTCAGCAAGACCGAGTCCTACGAGTTGCCCGACTACGCCGTCCAGACCGTCAGTCAGTAG
- the atzF gene encoding allophanate hydrolase, whose product MTTGDLGTSALPTERVAAAYRRIAEVDRPEVWITLRPESEVTADAAVVEQRLADGASLPLAGVLVAVKDNIDVAGLPTTAGCPEFAYTATATAAAIERLLAAGAIVLGKTNLDQFATGLVGTRSPYGAVRNAHDPALISGGSSSGSAVAVALGLADIGIGTDTAGSGRVPAALHGIVGIKPTLGIIPVHGVVPACADYDAVTVFAADLERAVAAAAVMSGPEPRDPRSRTWPADVRLAAPLTPRIAVPRAADRTALSEPYRDAFARTITAVADSGAKIEEIDISGLLEAARLLYDGAIVAERYAAVGAFLDTGPAGADPTVAAIIESARATTGPAFAADLDTLTRARASATELLNGFDALLLPTTTEHPSIAAVQADPLGINRRLGTYTNFCNLLDMAALAIPGEPTADGAPFGVMLVTPRFADQVAIDLAARVLGTETAPLLVERGVELAVFGAHLRGQPLHWQLEQLGARFSGVIHTTDAYRLTALNTIPPKPGLVRHGDGLGARIVGELFRIAEAGLGGFLADLPAPMALTSIELSDGRSVIGFACTYDAAVAATDITSFGGWQAYLDRS is encoded by the coding sequence ATGACCACCGGCGACCTTGGCACCAGCGCACTACCCACCGAACGGGTGGCCGCCGCGTATCGGCGGATCGCCGAGGTGGATCGACCCGAGGTGTGGATCACGCTGCGCCCGGAGAGCGAGGTCACCGCCGACGCGGCGGTGGTCGAACAGCGGCTCGCCGACGGTGCGTCCCTGCCGCTGGCCGGTGTGCTGGTCGCGGTCAAGGACAACATTGATGTGGCCGGACTGCCGACGACGGCGGGCTGCCCCGAATTCGCCTACACCGCCACGGCGACCGCAGCCGCGATCGAGCGGTTGCTGGCGGCGGGCGCGATCGTGCTCGGCAAGACCAACCTCGACCAGTTCGCTACCGGCCTGGTCGGCACCCGCAGCCCATACGGTGCGGTGCGTAACGCGCACGATCCCGCGCTGATTTCCGGTGGTTCCAGTTCGGGCTCGGCCGTTGCGGTCGCGCTCGGCCTCGCCGATATCGGAATCGGCACCGACACAGCGGGTTCGGGTCGCGTCCCGGCGGCGCTGCACGGAATCGTCGGCATCAAACCGACTTTGGGCATCATTCCGGTGCACGGTGTCGTGCCTGCCTGCGCGGACTACGACGCGGTCACCGTATTCGCCGCCGACCTCGAACGAGCCGTAGCGGCGGCGGCGGTGATGTCCGGACCCGAGCCGCGTGATCCGCGCAGCCGCACCTGGCCCGCCGATGTCCGACTTGCCGCACCGCTCACGCCACGTATCGCGGTCCCGCGCGCCGCGGACCGCACCGCGCTGAGCGAGCCGTACCGGGATGCGTTCGCCAGAACCATCACTGCCGTCGCGGATTCCGGCGCGAAGATCGAGGAGATCGACATCTCCGGCCTGCTCGAGGCCGCCCGATTGCTCTACGACGGCGCGATCGTCGCCGAGCGCTACGCCGCGGTCGGCGCGTTCCTGGACACGGGACCCGCCGGTGCCGACCCCACGGTCGCCGCGATCATCGAATCCGCGCGTGCCACAACGGGTCCCGCGTTCGCTGCCGACCTGGACACACTGACCCGTGCCCGCGCGTCCGCCACCGAATTGCTCAATGGCTTCGACGCGCTACTGCTGCCGACGACCACCGAACACCCGAGTATCGCTGCGGTACAAGCGGACCCGCTCGGCATCAACCGCCGACTCGGTACCTACACCAACTTCTGCAATCTGCTCGACATGGCGGCGCTCGCGATTCCCGGCGAACCCACCGCCGACGGCGCACCCTTCGGGGTCATGTTGGTGACGCCGCGCTTCGCCGATCAGGTCGCCATCGACCTCGCCGCCCGCGTCCTCGGCACCGAAACCGCCCCGTTACTGGTCGAGCGCGGCGTCGAACTGGCCGTCTTCGGCGCGCACCTGCGCGGACAACCGCTGCACTGGCAGCTCGAACAGCTCGGCGCCCGCTTCAGCGGCGTCATCCACACCACCGACGCCTACCGGCTGACCGCATTGAACACCATTCCCCCGAAGCCGGGACTCGTTCGCCACGGCGACGGACTCGGCGCTCGCATCGTCGGTGAACTGTTCCGCATCGCCGAGGCCGGACTCGGTGGCTTCCTCGCCGACTTGCCCGCGCCCATGGCGCTGACCAGCATCGAATTGTCCGACGGCCGTTCGGTGATCGGCTTCGCCTGCACCTATGACGCCGCTGTCGCGGCCACCGACATCACCTCCTTCGGCGGCTGGCAGGCCTACCTCGACCGCTCGTAG
- a CDS encoding arsenate reductase ArsC, which produces MSQPEQSGTTESSATPELRLVSLDHEAALDGAEARLREEFATTFDLEVIHRYLHSSYDRFASRATVTLYLPLLAERFGRQRLQALAKLQGKVARPRPTVLFLCTHNAGRSQIALGFFAQLAKGRAVAWSGGSDPSNALNPAAVAAMAEIGVDIANEYPKPWTDEIIRAADVIVTMGCGDTCPLVPGPRYEEWFIDDPAGLPVEQIRPIRDDIRTRVAHLLTELGVPV; this is translated from the coding sequence GTGTCTCAGCCTGAACAGTCGGGTACGACCGAAAGCTCCGCGACACCCGAACTTCGTCTGGTTTCCCTCGATCACGAGGCGGCACTCGACGGCGCCGAGGCGCGCCTGCGCGAGGAGTTCGCCACCACCTTCGACCTCGAAGTCATCCACCGCTATCTGCATTCGTCGTACGACCGATTCGCCTCTCGCGCAACGGTAACGCTCTATCTCCCGCTGCTCGCCGAACGCTTCGGCCGCCAGCGGCTGCAGGCGCTGGCCAAACTCCAGGGCAAGGTCGCCCGCCCCCGCCCCACCGTGCTGTTCCTCTGCACCCACAACGCGGGCCGCTCGCAGATCGCCCTCGGCTTCTTCGCCCAGCTCGCCAAGGGCCGCGCCGTCGCCTGGTCCGGCGGCTCCGACCCGAGCAATGCCCTCAACCCCGCCGCGGTGGCCGCCATGGCCGAAATCGGCGTCGACATCGCGAACGAGTACCCCAAACCCTGGACCGACGAAATCATCCGCGCCGCGGACGTCATCGTCACCATGGGCTGCGGCGACACCTGCCCGCTGGTTCCCGGCCCCCGCTACGAAGAATGGTTCATCGACGACCCCGCGGGCCTGCCCGTCGAGCAGATCCGCCCCATCCGCGACGATATCCGTACCCGGGTAGCCCACCTGCTCACCGAACTGGGCGTCCCCGTCTAG
- a CDS encoding SCO2522 family protein, giving the protein MGYCEEAERARIDQVPLSHLSIETGHFCLNEIADDVGRVVREFRRIAPLVEAFIAATRVQFGPRARVSTCYLIDDYFQPDTDPREILGKLLTAADETGLRIDYLARESGCWEAEPFVDGAPSDETIRLAEMVAARIVAEPEISSSTGRRPPTAESGWLCNGRRSSLDEPAQAMRVQPYRPPEEFGRREHSIFLDVQLWSKRTEIVNGHTEVHTKWSCAFLASVWHLLRLGMLRYDGAAVVVPQPWHAGDGWPSRWREIPAVVQLNPDAAPFAAYKTLSMLPKRYLSIEHSVRLILDHVDLDGDVVDQIITRGIRDEVPVKVSRKVTERLSHLLLDGS; this is encoded by the coding sequence GTGGGCTACTGCGAGGAGGCCGAACGGGCGCGGATCGACCAGGTGCCGCTGTCGCACCTGTCGATCGAGACCGGGCATTTCTGCCTGAACGAGATCGCCGACGACGTGGGTCGGGTGGTCCGCGAGTTCCGCCGGATCGCGCCGCTGGTCGAGGCCTTCATCGCCGCCACCCGGGTGCAATTCGGCCCGCGGGCGCGGGTGAGCACCTGCTATCTGATCGACGACTATTTCCAGCCCGATACCGATCCGCGCGAAATTCTCGGCAAGCTGCTCACCGCCGCGGACGAAACCGGTTTGCGCATCGACTATTTGGCCCGCGAATCGGGGTGCTGGGAGGCGGAGCCGTTCGTCGACGGGGCCCCGTCGGACGAGACGATCCGACTCGCCGAGATGGTGGCCGCCAGAATCGTTGCCGAGCCGGAGATTTCGTCGTCGACCGGGCGCCGTCCGCCGACGGCGGAGTCCGGATGGCTGTGCAACGGGCGGCGTTCGTCGCTGGACGAGCCGGCCCAGGCCATGCGGGTGCAGCCGTATCGGCCGCCGGAGGAGTTCGGCAGGCGCGAGCATTCGATCTTCCTCGACGTGCAGTTGTGGAGTAAGCGCACCGAGATCGTCAACGGACACACCGAAGTCCACACCAAGTGGTCGTGCGCTTTTCTCGCCTCGGTCTGGCATCTGCTGCGGCTCGGCATGCTGCGCTACGACGGTGCGGCGGTCGTGGTACCGCAGCCGTGGCACGCAGGCGACGGCTGGCCGAGCCGGTGGCGCGAGATTCCCGCTGTGGTGCAGCTGAATCCGGACGCGGCGCCGTTCGCGGCGTACAAGACGCTGTCGATGCTGCCCAAACGCTATCTGAGCATCGAACATTCGGTGCGACTGATCCTGGATCACGTCGACCTCGACGGCGATGTGGTCGACCAGATCATCACCCGCGGCATCCGCGACGAGGTGCCGGTCAAGGTGTCGCGCAAGGTCACCGAGCGCCTTTCCCACCTATTGCTCGACGGATCCTGA
- a CDS encoding SCO2521 family protein → MGPSSTPLIALGEVRTCLVPASVTLHRAEASELLALVPGRRVLWRQRPETLAVSPVTPVGVDCEMVMDGAAPVRVVGTVAGRAVVTGGRILQSSVRTQVVRAAERRRQTWSHYMGRVGVTELIDRIGDRAQACDALVNGYLNGRPAPETLDLASISERLLARLRADPRLDQQAPLRAGTTRLRWAAKIGGTAGPKLHLRLDDDFLRSARLTVRTEADLVAAQRFCEDLAAHDWLLTVGDAAIEEADRFPPASREQLEILAAVLECLAHLWMPGAHTPPELRGLWKDLQRDPGFSRQWTARTGQVRDRLRVAQWNLSRGIRVGTTEC, encoded by the coding sequence ATGGGGCCGTCCAGCACACCGTTGATCGCCCTCGGCGAGGTGCGTACCTGCCTGGTCCCCGCGTCCGTCACCCTGCACCGCGCCGAAGCGAGCGAACTGCTCGCGCTGGTGCCGGGTCGGCGCGTGCTGTGGCGGCAACGCCCGGAGACCCTCGCTGTTTCGCCGGTGACGCCGGTCGGCGTCGACTGCGAAATGGTGATGGATGGCGCCGCGCCGGTGCGTGTGGTCGGTACGGTCGCAGGCCGGGCGGTGGTGACGGGTGGTCGAATATTGCAGAGTTCGGTGCGCACCCAGGTGGTCCGGGCAGCCGAGCGGCGGCGGCAGACCTGGTCGCACTACATGGGCAGGGTCGGCGTGACCGAGCTGATCGACCGGATCGGCGACCGCGCCCAAGCATGTGACGCGCTGGTCAACGGCTACCTGAACGGTCGGCCCGCACCGGAGACCCTGGACTTGGCCTCGATCAGTGAGCGGCTGCTCGCGCGGCTGCGCGCCGACCCGAGGCTCGACCAGCAAGCACCGCTGCGGGCGGGCACCACCCGGCTGCGCTGGGCGGCGAAGATCGGCGGCACCGCGGGCCCGAAGCTGCACCTGCGGCTGGACGACGATTTCCTGCGGTCGGCCCGGCTCACCGTGCGCACCGAGGCGGACCTTGTTGCGGCGCAACGGTTCTGTGAGGATCTCGCGGCGCACGACTGGTTGCTGACGGTCGGCGACGCGGCCATCGAGGAGGCCGATCGTTTTCCACCGGCCAGTCGCGAGCAGCTGGAGATCCTGGCCGCGGTTTTGGAATGCCTTGCGCACCTGTGGATGCCGGGCGCGCACACCCCGCCCGAGCTGCGCGGCCTGTGGAAGGATCTGCAACGCGATCCGGGGTTCAGTAGACAGTGGACCGCGCGAACCGGGCAGGTGCGTGACCGACTGCGGGTCGCGCAGTGGAATTTGTCCCGCGGTATTCGCGTAGGCACTACCGAATGTTGA
- a CDS encoding GNAT family N-acetyltransferase: protein MTRVTAQGSTLDIATTSPTPVYRIAALSDLEDVAAIETERFGDQSYPYFALRQLFDLHGDNWLIAEADGMVLGHVLVALTPDRRAWLLSLAVTADRCGRGYGSTLLEEAIDLCRQHAIRSVLITVRPTNQSAYNLYKRLGFEWTAYEECYFGIGEPRDVLEYKLDQ, encoded by the coding sequence ATGACCCGCGTCACCGCGCAAGGGAGCACATTGGACATCGCGACGACGTCACCGACGCCCGTGTACCGGATTGCCGCGCTTTCCGATCTCGAGGACGTCGCGGCGATCGAGACGGAGCGCTTCGGCGATCAGTCGTACCCCTACTTCGCGTTGCGCCAGCTCTTCGACCTGCACGGCGACAACTGGCTGATCGCGGAGGCCGACGGCATGGTCCTCGGCCACGTGCTGGTGGCCCTCACCCCCGATCGGCGGGCATGGCTGCTCAGCCTCGCGGTGACCGCGGACCGCTGCGGCCGCGGCTACGGCTCGACCCTGCTCGAAGAAGCGATCGACCTGTGCAGGCAGCACGCGATCCGCAGCGTGCTCATCACCGTGCGTCCGACCAACCAGTCGGCATACAACCTCTACAAGCGGCTCGGCTTCGAATGGACGGCCTACGAAGAGTGCTACTTCGGCATCGGTGAACCCCGCGACGTGCTGGAATACAAGCTCGACCAGTGA
- a CDS encoding SDR family NAD(P)-dependent oxidoreductase codes for MTKTGPLTGKTALITGADTGIGKSIAKALAGQGAQVVIQHPHSPESAADVVKEITGADGSASALAADLGDRAEYEELVQALLDEFGHWDVLVNNAAAIATPLPDITGEEFDSGFAAQAKAVFHGMQLAWHHLADGGRIITVAGATTPSPGSAVADATAGAIAEFTRALAADFAPRRIAVTAVSPGTAEPNGRGQANSGQGTSYETGTSGLDRLDEATEITDVVAFLASDEADELTARHIRFRAPTD; via the coding sequence ATGACCAAGACCGGCCCGCTGACCGGAAAGACGGCGCTGATCACCGGCGCCGACACCGGAATCGGCAAGTCCATCGCCAAAGCCCTTGCCGGACAAGGGGCTCAGGTGGTGATCCAGCATCCACACAGCCCGGAATCGGCCGCCGATGTGGTGAAGGAGATCACCGGGGCCGATGGTTCGGCATCGGCACTCGCGGCCGACCTCGGTGATCGTGCCGAATACGAGGAACTGGTGCAGGCCCTCCTCGACGAGTTCGGGCACTGGGACGTGCTGGTCAACAACGCCGCGGCAATCGCGACACCACTGCCGGACATCACCGGTGAAGAGTTCGATTCCGGCTTCGCGGCCCAGGCCAAGGCCGTCTTCCACGGCATGCAGCTCGCTTGGCACCACCTGGCCGACGGCGGCCGCATCATCACGGTCGCGGGCGCAACCACGCCATCGCCGGGCAGCGCCGTCGCCGACGCCACAGCGGGCGCCATCGCGGAATTCACCCGCGCGCTTGCCGCGGACTTCGCACCGCGGCGCATCGCTGTCACCGCCGTCAGCCCCGGCACGGCCGAACCGAACGGCCGAGGTCAAGCCAACAGCGGGCAGGGGACGAGCTACGAAACGGGCACGAGCGGGCTCGATCGACTCGACGAGGCGACCGAGATCACCGATGTGGTGGCGTTCCTGGCGAGCGACGAAGCCGACGAACTCACGGCCCGGCACATCCGGTTCCGTGCTCCTACCGACTGA
- a CDS encoding metallophosphoesterase, with the protein MPVISTSAVRTTALGAAGAAVAGIGYASLVERNAFVLRETTMPVLAPGSSSLRVLHISDLHMTPGQQRKQQWLRELDRLEPDLVINTGDNLSHQKSVPAVVQALGGLLSRPGLFVFGSNDYFAPVPKNPMKYFKKDHRRVYGAPLPWKDLRAAFTERGWLDLTHIRRDLEVAGIRIATAGVDDPHLHRDRYDTVAGAPNPLADLRIGLTHSPEPRVLDRFAEDGYDLVMAGHTHGGQLCLPGYGALVTNCGIDRSRVKGSSKWGAHTQLHVSAGVGTSPWAPYRFCCRPEATLLTLVAAPPKRPSADTGQGVSTSEAVAR; encoded by the coding sequence ATGCCCGTAATCTCGACCTCTGCTGTCCGCACGACCGCGTTGGGAGCCGCCGGGGCGGCGGTGGCCGGAATCGGCTACGCCTCGCTGGTCGAACGCAACGCCTTCGTTCTGCGGGAGACCACCATGCCGGTCCTCGCGCCGGGGTCGTCGTCGCTGCGGGTGCTACACATCAGCGATCTGCACATGACGCCCGGCCAGCAGCGAAAGCAGCAGTGGCTGCGCGAACTGGATCGGCTGGAGCCGGATCTGGTCATCAACACCGGCGACAACCTCTCGCATCAGAAGTCGGTACCCGCGGTAGTCCAGGCCCTCGGCGGATTGCTTTCCCGCCCGGGGCTTTTCGTTTTCGGGAGCAACGACTACTTCGCGCCGGTGCCGAAGAACCCGATGAAGTACTTCAAGAAGGATCACCGCCGCGTCTACGGCGCCCCGCTGCCGTGGAAAGACCTGCGCGCGGCCTTCACCGAGCGTGGCTGGCTGGATCTGACGCACATCCGCCGCGACCTCGAGGTGGCCGGCATCCGGATCGCCACCGCGGGCGTCGACGACCCGCACCTGCACCGCGACCGCTACGACACCGTGGCGGGCGCCCCGAACCCGCTGGCGGACTTGCGCATCGGCCTGACCCACTCGCCCGAGCCGCGCGTGCTGGACCGCTTCGCCGAGGACGGCTACGACCTCGTCATGGCCGGACACACGCACGGCGGCCAGCTGTGCCTGCCCGGATACGGCGCGCTCGTCACCAATTGCGGCATCGACCGGTCCCGGGTGAAGGGCTCGTCCAAGTGGGGCGCGCACACCCAACTCCATGTCTCCGCTGGCGTCGGCACGTCGCCGTGGGCGCCGTACCGCTTCTGCTGCCGCCCGGAGGCCACGCTGTTGACGCTGGTCGCCGCGCCCCCGAAGCGACCGTCGGCCGACACGGGCCAGGGCGTGTCCACATCGGAGGCCGTCGCCCGCTAA
- a CDS encoding GatB/YqeY domain-containing protein yields MSELKAQLRTDMTAAMKAKDTLRLATLRMLLAAIQTAETAGSEARELSDAEVIAVLQKEAKKRSESAEIYTQNGRGELAANEHAEARIIDEYLPTQLNEAEIADLADTAIAQVAEEIGERPGMRQMGQVMKIASELAAGKADGSRISAAVKARL; encoded by the coding sequence ATGTCGGAACTCAAAGCGCAACTGCGGACGGACATGACCGCCGCGATGAAAGCCAAGGACACGCTGCGCCTTGCCACGTTGCGGATGCTGCTCGCCGCCATCCAGACGGCCGAGACCGCAGGCTCCGAGGCGCGTGAACTCTCCGATGCCGAGGTGATCGCCGTGCTGCAGAAAGAGGCGAAGAAGCGCAGCGAGTCGGCCGAGATCTACACCCAGAACGGTCGCGGCGAGCTGGCCGCCAACGAGCACGCCGAGGCGCGGATCATCGACGAGTACCTGCCCACCCAGCTGAATGAGGCCGAGATCGCCGACCTCGCCGACACCGCCATCGCGCAGGTCGCCGAGGAAATCGGCGAGCGGCCCGGCATGCGCCAGATGGGCCAGGTCATGAAGATCGCCTCCGAGCTGGCGGCGGGCAAGGCCGACGGCTCCCGGATCTCGGCAGCGGTCAAAGCCAGACTCTGA